The genomic segment CAATTTAGCCGCCGCGATAGCCAGTATACCGCTTCCGGTCCCCAGGTCTAAAACCCGGTCACCAGTTTTTAGATATTTCTCTATTGCTTTCAAACAGAGCCTGGTAGTGGAGTGTTCTCCGGTTCCGAAAGCCATCTTGGGTTCCATCTCGATCACAAGCTTCTGAGGAAATCTTTTCTTGATCCAGCTCGGTTTGACAACAATTCTATCTGTCACCCGAATTGGCTTAAAAGTTCTTCTCCATTTTTTTGACCAGTCCTCCTCTTTTATTTCTGTTAACTCGACCTTGATCTCTATATCGTTTTTATCAAGTTTTCTGAGCGATTCGGCATATTTGTTCACCTTGTCGAGTAAAGATTCAGCCTTTAGTTTACCTTTAAGATACCCCTTTAAAGCAATCTTATCCCTTCCCTTTTCCTCTGTGACGTATCCTTTACAGCCATTCTCCACCAGTAAATTCCCGAAAAGTTCTGACATTGTCCGGGCAAGAATTAGCTTTATCTCGGTAAAATTTTTATCGATTCCTGTTGAAATGCTCACCTCCCACCTATGAGAAATTTCCCTTCCCTTTTGACCACTTTGACCTGCAGGATTTTGTTCTTTAGCCCATCATCACCTTCCATCAGGACGCGGATATAATTATCTGTCAACCCAATCAACCTGCCAGTTTTCTTGTCCTTAGTGCCCTCCACTAAAATCTCCATCTTTTTTCCGGTAAAGCGTTCCAGATGTTTTTCCCATTTCTCTTTACCGATCTGATGAAGAATTTCACTCCTCTTATGAATCACCTGAGGCGTTAGTTTATCTCTCATCTCCGAGGCTAAGGTTTCCCTTCTATCCGAATAACTGAAGACGTGAAGATAAGAAAGGGGTGAGCACAAAATAAATCCGCGAGTCTTTTCAAAATCCTCTTCGCTTTCTCCTGGAAAACCAACCATAACGTCCGCACCTAAGGTCACTCCTTCAATCCTGTCAAAGACCTCTTGAATTAAATCCCTGTATTCCTCCACCGTATAATTCCTTCTCATCCTTTTTAGAATCTCGTTACTTCCAGCTTGCAGAGGCAGATGCATGTGCCTGCAGAGCCTTTTCTCCTGAGATAAAAGCTCTATCAATTCCCCATCTAACTCCTTTGGCTCGATCGAGCTTAACCTGACCCTCTCTACTTGCGTCTCGGCTAAGATTCTCTTTAGAAGAGCAGTAAGGTTCATTCCGTCCTGTGAATATTTACCAATGTGAACACCAGTCAGCACCACTTCCTTGAACCCTTTATCCCCTAATCCCTTTATCTCATCAACGATTTCCTTTGCATCTCTGGATCTTTCCCTTCCGCGAGCCTTAGGAACTATACAATAAGAGCAATTTTCATTGCATCCATCCTGAATCTTCACCAGGGCACGGGTATGCTTAAATCTTCCAGCAATCCCGTTCTTTTGTTCTATTATCTCTGATGTCTCGCTGTACAATCTCTCCAGAATAACCTCTCCAATACTTTTCTTCTCTTCATTCCCTAAGACCAGAGCAACTCCTGGCAATTTATTCAGCAAATCCGGCTCGACTTCAGAATAGCAGCCCACTACAGCAATCTTAGAGCCTGGGGACCTTCTAAAAGCTCGATAAATAGCCTGTCTTGATGAATAATCACTCTGAGCCGTTACAGTGCAGGTATTGATTATATATAAATCTGCCTGCTCAGAGAAACCAACCCTTACGAAACCTGCTTTTTCCAGACTCTCCCCCATCCATTCGGTCTCGTACTGATTTAGCTTACATCCTACGGTAAATAAAGCGACTTTTCTCTGGCTCATAATGATAAAAAGTTAAACGTCAGTCAAAATCTAATCTTTGAGATGAGATTTGTAAACAGAAAAAGTGGTGTAGGGGGAGACAACCGCACCCAGGGGGTATGACTTTAATTGGGATATATCTCGCTCAGCCACTTGATGAGAGTAGACCCGCCTTGTGGGCAAGGCGGGTCTACCTGTAGTTACCAGCCAAGCACCTATCGGTAGACCCATCTTGCCCTCAAGATGGGTTGTGTCTTAAAGTAAATGAACAGGCAGGGTGCCTGTTCTACCTCATTCTACTACAAGAAGATACCCTAACCTGAAAGAGAATTAGGCAAACGGAGAATGGACCATATCTCTATATAAGTCATTGGAAATTACACTCTTTAACATTATAGACAGCTTTTCTTTTTACACCAGTTCTAATAAAGAATTTTACCCGAAAGTCGATAATAGTAAAAGAACAATCCAGAACTTGGATTAAGCAATTTTCATTCCTTAAACCCATGGAGAACCTATGGTAGGCTTAAGAGAACTTTTAGAAACGATGGTCAAAAAGAATGCTTCTGATCTTCATCTGACCGTGGGAAGCCCTCCGCAGATGAGAATTGACGGCAAACTGATTAAGACCAGCCATGATCTTCTGACTCCTGAGGACACGAAGAAACTGGCTTACTCCATTATGAGCGAGAAGCAGCGTCAGAAGTTCGAGGAAAAAAGCGAGTTAGACCTTTCTTTTGGAATAGAGAATCTCAGCCGGTTCAGATGTAACGTATTTATGCAGAGAGGAAACGTAGCAGTTGCTTTACGGATGATCCCTCACCACATACCCAGCTTTGAAGAACTGGGACTGCCTAAAGTGGCAATTGAATTTGCTAATCTGCCCAGAGGATTAGTATTAATCACCGGGCCAACAGGTAGCGGTAAATCGACTACCTTAGCTGCCCTTATCGATAAAATCAATAAAGAGAGGCATTGTCACATCATCACGGTTGAAGATCCGATAGAATACCTGCACCGCCATAACTGCGCCCTTATTAACCAGAGAGAAGTCTATTCGGATACAACTTCCTTTGCCTCTGCTCTGAAATATGCCTTGCGGGAGGACCCGGATGTAGTGCTCATTGGTGAAATGAGGGACCTGGAGACCATGGAAGCGGCTTTGAACATATCCGAAACCGGACATCTGGCTTTTGCTACTCTGCATACTAACTCCTGCGTTGAATCGATGAATCGGATAATCGATGTTTTTCCGGTCAATCAGCAGGAACAGGTGCGAGTTACCATTTCTTTTGTTTTACAGGCAGTGGTAACCCAGCAACTGATTCCCAAGATTGGTGGTGGCAGGGTCCTGGCACTGGAGGTAATGGTATGCACCCCGGCTATCCG from the Candidatus Zixiibacteriota bacterium genome contains:
- a CDS encoding 50S ribosomal protein L11 methyltransferase — translated: MSISTGIDKNFTEIKLILARTMSELFGNLLVENGCKGYVTEEKGRDKIALKGYLKGKLKAESLLDKVNKYAESLRKLDKNDIEIKVELTEIKEEDWSKKWRRTFKPIRVTDRIVVKPSWIKKRFPQKLVIEMEPKMAFGTGEHSTTRLCLKAIEKYLKTGDRVLDLGTGSGILAIAAAKL
- the mtaB gene encoding tRNA (N(6)-L-threonylcarbamoyladenosine(37)-C(2))-methylthiotransferase MtaB, yielding MSQRKVALFTVGCKLNQYETEWMGESLEKAGFVRVGFSEQADLYIINTCTVTAQSDYSSRQAIYRAFRRSPGSKIAVVGCYSEVEPDLLNKLPGVALVLGNEEKKSIGEVILERLYSETSEIIEQKNGIAGRFKHTRALVKIQDGCNENCSYCIVPKARGRERSRDAKEIVDEIKGLGDKGFKEVVLTGVHIGKYSQDGMNLTALLKRILAETQVERVRLSSIEPKELDGELIELLSQEKRLCRHMHLPLQAGSNEILKRMRRNYTVEEYRDLIQEVFDRIEGVTLGADVMVGFPGESEEDFEKTRGFILCSPLSYLHVFSYSDRRETLASEMRDKLTPQVIHKRSEILHQIGKEKWEKHLERFTGKKMEILVEGTKDKKTGRLIGLTDNYIRVLMEGDDGLKNKILQVKVVKREGKFLIGGR
- a CDS encoding PilT/PilU family type 4a pilus ATPase, with amino-acid sequence MVGLRELLETMVKKNASDLHLTVGSPPQMRIDGKLIKTSHDLLTPEDTKKLAYSIMSEKQRQKFEEKSELDLSFGIENLSRFRCNVFMQRGNVAVALRMIPHHIPSFEELGLPKVAIEFANLPRGLVLITGPTGSGKSTTLAALIDKINKERHCHIITVEDPIEYLHRHNCALINQREVYSDTTSFASALKYALREDPDVVLIGEMRDLETMEAALNISETGHLAFATLHTNSCVESMNRIIDVFPVNQQEQVRVTISFVLQAVVTQQLIPKIGGGRVLALEVMVCTPAIRALIRDDKIHQIYSMMQAGQKYGMKTMNQSLAELYLTHKITIGDAIGRSSNPQELNELLSKKEQISNLV